TCGCAGAGCGGCCACCGGGTGTCGATCAGCGGCAGATTCGGCATGGTGTCGATGGACCACTCCTGCGCGCTGACCTCGCGCATCTCCTTGGTGGCGGCGTCGTACTTGTACACCCGAATGCTTAACCCAGCCATGGTGGCCCCCTCGTTGTCCTGACCAGCAGGTATCGCGATATCCGCGAGATCGCGATATCGCATAAGACTGCGGTAGCGAGGGTTACCGCGTGATCGTACGGTCGAGGAGTGAGTGTCGATCTTGACCGTTCTCGTCCGGTCTGGCGCCAGGTGGCCGAGGTCATCAGCAAGCGGATCGCCGACGGGACCTATCCGCCGGGCAGCCGCGTGCCGGGCATTGTTGAGCTGAGCGCAGAGTTCGAGATCGCGGCCAGCACCGCTCAGAAGGCCCTGGCGCACCTGCGCGACACCGGCCAAGTGCGCACCGAGCTGGGTCTCGGCACGTTCGTCGCCGACTCGGAGTAGGCCGGCCAACGTCGACCGGTCCGAAGATCGGCCGGTGCTATCGGCTCCTGACGCTAACCTGAGTCGTGTGATACAGGGTCACTTCACGCGAACGGGGCGGGTGCGATGACGGGGAAGGTAAGCGGGGTCGCTTACGAAATCGCAGGCGCCATCGGTGCGCAGTTGGCTCGGCAGGCAGCGGAAGCCATTGCCTCGCGTGTGTGGCGGACCATCAGCCAACCCCGAGGTGAGCAGCAGGCCGAACGGGTCGTTCAGATCCAGAATGTCTTCGTCGATCAGCCCAAGGGTCTTGCCGAGAAGCGGCAGGACTTTCAGTTCGCCGTCCTGAACCACACGCTGAAGCAGTCTGAGTGGACCTTCCGCCTGAGTGTGGGGTTCATGGCTGGCGGTGCGGCGATCGTCTTGACGGGGGCAGCGCTGGCGTTGGTGCACGCAGGGAAACCCGACCGTGATTACCTACGGCTTGTGACGAGCTTGACGGGTGGGTTGATGACAGGCGGTGTCGGTGGCGCGCTGGCGCTCCACTCGAAGCGCACCATGGCGAACCTGGCCAAGGCGGCGGAAGAAAACGAGAAGAAGATCGACAGCGATCGCAACATCGAAGTGGCGATGACCTTCATTGATCGTGTCGGTGATCCGCAGGAGAGGGACCGACTCAACTCGGCCGCTGCGATGAAGGCGCTGGGCATGGAGGCCAAGCCCGAGACGATGGTCGACCGGCTGCTTCCCGACCAGCAGGCCAAGCAGATCGAGCCGGGAGATCCGACTGGCTGACAACTGGCGGAGCCGCCGCCGGGGGCACCCACGCCGTGAGACCTTGTCGCCATGCAGCTCTTACACATTGAGGCGTGGGTCGGCGACGGTTGGCAGCGGGTGGTCAGGCTGGGCGACTTCGAGCCGCCGAACGACGGCAGTTCGACGACCATTTGGTCAACGAACTTGAGACCTTCTTGGCGGCCAACCCCGGACCATTCTGGATCGATACCACCGTCAATCCGCACGGTGTGCTGTTCGGCCAAGGGGTGCCTCGCCTGTTCCGGCTGGTCTGGCTCTTCACGCAAAGCGAGAGGGCGCACCTGGACGGTGCGCCCTCTCAACGTTGTGCCGTTTACCCAGCTTCAGCCACGTGTACCACTGCGTTGGCGACACTTGCGGTAGCCATTGCTGTCAGAAAGATACGCATCCGACCACCGCCATTCTTCTTATTGTTTTCACTTACTCGACGTGCCTTACGGTTTTCCCTAATCCGCTGAGCCAATTCGAACAGGTCCCAGAGTAGAAAAATTACCGCAATTGGCGCCGCTGCCGGATTCGAACCGTGCATCGTGGCTGTAGCTTGGCAAGCGGCCCAACACTCTTAAGTGTAGCAGCAGTTGGCGAACTGACATAGGGTCAGCTATCGCCTGCTCAGGTGACGCTTCAGCGCGCGCTCCGATCGCCGTGGCATTCGAACAGCGGATTGAAAGTCGGCCTCGGCCACCATCGCTTCGACCAGACGCTTCCCTGCCAATTCGGCTGTTTCGTGTGCCGACTTCAACTTCGGCCATCTGGCGTCCGCCTCTTCTGCGGCGCTCGGGTCGGTCTCGGCCGTCTCGACCAGAAGCTTCCATTCTTGGTAGAGGCCGAACCACTCCAGGGATGACTGCGCGACCATGTTGTTGATCAGCTGGATTGCTGGTGAGCCGAACATTTCCAGCTGAGCCACGTTCAACCAGTATCGAGATTCATCGAAGTTATCCAAAAGCGCGTCTACTGGCTTCTTGGTTGCCATCACCCTTGACCAAGAGGCTTCTATGAGTCGCTGCCTTGCGATGACTTCGGCGTAGGCATCCATGCGCCGATCCCAGACACGGTGCGTGCGATCGCGGCTGCGGGTCAGTAGGTGTGTTGCCACGACTGCGGCTGTTGAGACAACAGACGTTACGGACGCGGCAATAAGGGTGGCTTCCCATGGTTGCAATGCCATGGCGGCAGCGTAGGCCGAGGACGGCCCTCCCGGGGCCTCGTCCGGGGATCTACGGCCGGACGCCCCGGGCGGGTACGAGAGGCCGCCGGAGACCCCACGGGAGGCCGGGACGATACATGCCCGGTGCCGCGTGCTAGCCGTCCGGCGTTCCGACCGTCGGGTCAGCGGCCTCCGGATTAGCCGGCCATAACCTCTCGTGCTTGGTGATCACGTCTCGTGACAGCCGCGGAGACCCGTCAAGCAGGTCAAGGGACTTGCTCCAACCGCAAGTCCGACAGGACTTGTGCCGGGCCGAAATCGCGTGGCCTACTGGGTGTCAGAACGGGCTCATAGCTGTCCGGCCCCCCGCCTTCTGTAGGCGGGTGATTGCAGCCGGGGAGCGGGGAGAAGCCTAGGAGCGGGCCGCAGCATGACGGCCCGCGAGGGTGGACCGAATCGGGGCCACGCCTGCCACTCACCGAAGTGCGAACAGTCCCTGACGGGGAACTGCCATGCCTTCACGCTCCCGAAGCCGCGTCTCGGTCTCGCGTGCTCGATGCGCGAGTGGTTTCAGGCGAACGGTCGGCTGGTGCCGGACGAGCTGACCGACGAGGCGTGGGCGCTGGTCGAGCCGATTCTGAAGGCGTGGGAGCCGCCGAATCACAAGCTGCGCCCCGGTCGCCTGATGCTCGATGCGATGTTCTACAAGGCGCGCACCGGGTGCCGCTGGGAGGAGCTGCCTGAGCGGTTCGGTCTGGGGAAGGGCATCCATTCGCGTTACAAGACCTGGCGCAACTGTGGAGTCTGGGACCAGATCATGGCCGCCCTGCCTGACACGGGTCAGCCGGTGTGGACGCCACCCCTGGTGCCGCCGCTGCGCGTCGAAGGGCGCGTCGATCCCCGCATGATGACCGGCGGGGGTTTCCAGGAAGGAGCGGTGTCCGGAGAAACAGGTGTGCCCGGGCCCGACCTGCACGTCCGGCTCGATGCGGAGGCTCGGCCCTCGGCCGCGCGGGGTCAGTGCGAGGGTTGCGGACGGGGTCGGTCCCTCCCGTCCGCCTCACCCACCACGGGCACGCGGTCCAGCGCGATCCCGAACCGCTCCCGGTACACCGCCAGCACCGCCTCGTCCTCCTCCTCCCCGTACTCGTGCTCCTCCCGCGCCCCGTCCGCCGCCGTCACCTTCAGCCGGCGCCCGCTCAGCGTGATCCGTCCGCCGTCCTCGGTGACCCGGGAGCACACCAGCGAGCGCACGAAGTGCGACTCGGGCGAGGTGGTGTGCCACCACGCGCCGGTCACGAAGTCGGCCAGCGCGCGCGGCCGGGTCTCCAGCCGGTACTCCGGCTCGCCGTCCTTCAGCAGGTCCAGGTCGGCCGTGTCCGCCGCACCGCCGCCCCGGACCCCCGCCGCGTCCGGCCCCGCCTCGACGATCCGGAACGAGCCGCCCGGATCGTCCTGTTCCGCCCGGTCCCGCCACGACAGCGGATAGTGGCTGTGCGCCCCGAACCCGACGTCGGCCAGCCAGTCCCCCGCGTCCGCCGTCCGCACCCGCAGCGCCATGTGGTCGTACGGGATGCCGAGCCCCCGCGGGCCGTGCACCCGCGCCGCCAGCAGCGTCACCCCGAATCCGAGCGCGTCCAGCAACGCGGCGAACGCGCCGTTCAGTTCGTAGCAGAACCCGCCCCGCCGCGCGCCCACCACCTTGTCCAGCAGCCGCTTCTCGTCGAGCACGACCGGCTCGCCGAGATGGATCGACAGGTTCTCGAAGGGGACCGTCCGCAGATGGCGCAGGTGCAGTTCGCGCAGGGCGTCGAGGGAGGGCCGGGCGGGGCGGGCGGCCCCCAGGCGGCCGAGGTACGCGTCAATGTCACTCGATTCCATCTCCTCAGTCTCGCGCCACCCTTGTCTCCCGACGACCGTGACGATCCACGCCGATCACCGCGATCGCCCCGCCGCGGTCCGTGCGGAGCACCGCCGCGCCCTGGGCCCGCAGCGCCGCCAGCGTGCTGGGCGCCGGGTGTCCGTACGGGTTGTCCTCGCCCGCGGAGATCAGCGCCAGGCGTGGCGCCGCCCGGCGCAGCAGCTCCGGATCCTGGTAGGCGGAGCCGTGGTGGGCGACCTTGAGGACGTCCACCCGGTCGATCAGCGCCGCCGCCGGCGTCCGCAGCAGCGCCCGCTGCGCCGGGGGTTCGAGGTCGCCGAGCAGCAGCATCCGCAGCCCCGCCGACCGTACGAGCAGGGCGACACTGGCGTCGTTCGGCCCTTCCGGCACCGGCCCCGAGGCCGGCGGCCACAGCACCTCCCAGGACAGGCCCCCGCTGCGCCGCCGCTCCCCGGCGGCCGCCCGCGTCACCGGCACCCTCCGCGCGGCCGCCTCCCGCCGGACGAACTCCGCCTGCTCCGCGGGTTCCTGGTACCCCGTCGTCTGGACGGCCCCCACCGTGCGGCCCCGCAGCACTCCGGGCAGTCCGGCGACATGGTCGGCGTGGAAGTGGGTGAGCACGACGAGCGGGATCCGGGTGATGCCCAGCCCGCGCAGGCAGCGGTCCACGAGCACCGGGTCCGGCCCGGCGTCCACCACCACGCCGGTGCCCTCGCCCGCCGCCAGCACCGTCGCGTCGCCCTGCCCCACGTCGCACAGCGCGAGCCGCCAGCCCGGGGGCGGCCACCCGGTGATCACCCGGGTCAGCGGGGGCGGCTGCACCACCGCGAGCACCAGCAGCAGCCCGCCGGCCACACACAGCCAGGGATGCCGCAGCAGCCGCCGCCCGGCCACCAGGACGGCCCCCGTGACAACCAGCAGCAGCCCCGCCCCCGCCCAGCCGCCCGGCCAGTCCACACCCGCACCGGGCAGCGCAGCCCCGGTCCGCGCGATGCCCGCGATCCACCCCGCGGGCCAGCCCGCGCACCACGCCAGCGCCTCCGCCACGGGCATCGCCACCGGCGCCGCCGCGAGCGCGGCGAACCCCAGCACCGTCGCCGGGGCCAGCGCGCACTCCGCGAGCAGATTGCACGGCACCGCCACCAGACTCACCCGCGCCGACAGCACCACCACGACCGGCGCGCACACGGCCTGCGCCGCCGCCGCGGCCGCCAGTGCCTCCGCCGGCCGGGACGGCATCCCGCGCCGGCGCAGCGCCGCGCTCCACCTCGGCGCGAGCGTCAGCAGCGCCCCGGTGGCCAGCACGGAGAGCAGGAAGCCGTAACTCCGTGACAGCCACGGGTCGTACAGCACCAGCAGCAGCACCGCCGTCGCCAGCGCCGGGATCAGGGACCTGCGGCGCCCGGTGGCCAGGGCGAGCAGCGTGACCGCGCCGCAGGCGGCGGCCCGCAGCACGCTCGGGTCCGGCCGGCACACCACGACGAACCCCAGGGTGAGCACTCCGCCGAGCAGCGCGGTCCCCCGCAGGGAGACGCCGAGCCGCGGGGCGAGCCCGCGCCGCTCGGCCCGCTGGGCCAGTCCGGGCGGGCCCAGGAGCAGAGCGAGGACGATGGTGAGGTTGCTGCCGGACACGGCGAGCGTATGGGCGAGGTCGGTCTCCTTGAAGGCCGCGTCCAGATCGGGCCCGATGCGCGAGGTGTCCCCCACCACCAGGCCCGGCAGCAGGGCCCGGGCGTCGGCGGGCAGACCGTCGGTCGCCTCCCGCAGTCCGGCCCGCAGCCGCCCGGCGAACCGCTGCGCGCCGGTGGGCCGCCGCACCACTTCCGGCCCCGCCCGGGCCCGCACCCGCAGAACGGCCGCGATCCGGTCCCCGCCCACGACGGCCGGCGCCAGCCGGCCCGTCAACCGCAGCCGTGTCGAGGGCAGCAGTCCGAGCCAGGACGGCCGCCCGGCCCCGTCCGCCCGCGTGCTCCCGCCGCCCGCGTCGACGATCACCAGCACCGGCGTCCGGGTCACCGTCCGCACGGTCACGGCCTGCGCCGTGCGGCCCGGCGCGGTGTGATCCCGCACCGGACGGTCGGGTGCCGTCCCGGCCGCGGGGTCCGGTGCCGTGGAGTCCTGCGACGAGCGGTCGGGTGCCGTGCCGGCCACGGAGCCGGGTGCCGTGGAGTCCTGCGACGAGCGGTCCGGGGCCGTCCCGGCCCCGGGGGCCGGTGCCCTGAGGTCCTGTGACGCCCGGTTCGGCGCCGTCCCGGCCCCGGGGGCCGGTGCCGTGCGGCCCGGTGACGTCCGGTCCGGAGCAGCCGCTGGGGGCGGCGCCGTGCCGTGTGCCGGCCGCTCCAGTACGGCGCGGACCTCTGCCCGCAGCAGCACGGACACCCGGGCGGCGTGATCGCCGGCGACCCGCGGCCGAAACGGCCGAGGGTCCCCGGTGACCTCCACCTCCGCGGTCACCGTGGCGTACTCCCGTGCCAGTTCCGGCACCGGTCCCCGGCGCAGGTCCGCCCCGTGCAGCCCGGCGGAGGCGGCAGCCGCGGCGACACAGACCAGCACGGCGGCCACGGGCACCCGAAGCCAGGCGACCCGCACCCGAGGCCGTGCGCCCGGCGCTCCGGGCCCGGCACCGTCCTCCGCTCGCCCACGGTCCGGGCGGCCCGTCCGACGCGCCGCCCACAGCAGGGCGACCGCCCCGGCCGAGCCTCCCGCGGCCACTCCGGCGGCCCACCCCGGCGGGGCCCCCAGCAGCAGCGCCGCCGTCAGCCAGGCGGCGAGCGCCGGTACGACCAGGCGCAGATCCGCGGGTCCCTCCTGCCGTGGATGCGGGTCGCCCAGTCGCCGCCCGGACGCCGCGTGCACCGCCGACCGTCCGGGGCGCCCCGCCGCCGCCCCGGAGGGACCGGGACCGGGCCCCGGGGACGTCTCCTCGGACCGGCCAGGCTCCGGAGAGGCCCGCTCGCCCCGGCCGGGGCCGAGCGGCGCCGCCCCGCGCCGACCGCCCGCCGAGACCTCCTCCCCGCCCTTCATGGCCGTACGAGATCCCGCAGGTCGGCGAAGCGCCGTTCGCCGATGCCGTCGACCTCGCGCAGTTCGTCCACCGAGCGGAAGCCGCCGTGGCGGGTGCGGTGGTCGACGATGTGCTGGGCGAGCACCGGGCCGACGCCGGGCAGGGTGTCGAGCTGCTCCACCGTGGCCGTGCTGAGGGAGACGGGTCCCGCCGGTGCCCCGCCCGGGACACCTCCGGCAGCTCCCGGAGCGGGACCCTGGGCGGGAGCGGGCCCGCCGACGACCACCTGCTCCCCGTCCACGAGGAACCGCGCCCGGTTGAGCCCGTCGAGGTCCGTGCCGGGCCGCACTCCGCCCGCCGCCTCCAGCGCGTCCACCACCCGCGCTCCCGCGGGCAGCCGGTGGATGCCGGGTTCCCGTACCTTCCCGCTGACGTCCACCACGATCTCGGGGCCCGGGGTGCTCGCCGGCGCGGAGGTGCCGGTCCCGGCCGGGGCACCCGCGGTCTCCGCCTGCGGCGCGACCGCCCCGGCGTGCGGGGCCGCCTCGACCACCTCCGGTGCCCGTACGGTCTCGGTCCGCCCGCTCCAGAAGTGCTGCACGGCGAATCCGGCGGCCACCACGAGCAGGACCGTCAGCGCCAGCACGCTCCGTCGTTCCAGCCCGACCCGGGCCTGCAGCCACACCGGCATCCGCTCCCGCACGGCGAGCCGCGCCCGGTCCCGCCAGGCCCCCGCCTCACCGGACTCCGGCGACCGCCGGCGCGCCGGGTCCCGGCCCTGCTCCAGGTCCCGCTCCTCCTCGTGCTCCCGCTCAGCCTCCGGCTCGACCTGGAACGCCGCGGCGCGTGCCCCGTCCGGCGTGGGCGGACCGGCTCCCGACTCGCCGAACAACAACCGTGCGCGGCGCCGCAGTTCGTCGGCCGACGGGTCCCGCTGCCGCACCGGCCTGCCGCGCGGTGGCGTACGGCGGGGAAGGGCGCGCCCGTCCGAGGCGGGAGCCCGGCCGGGGCCGCTGGTGGCGGACGTGATGCGTGTGCGTGCTCGAAGTGCCATGCGACGAGGATGGAGCAGCCCGGCGTCCTCGCGATGATCTTGCTCGTTTCCCGGGGACAACCCTGTGGTTGTGGACAACTCCGTCACTCACACGGCTGAACCGGACTGGGCCTGGATGCCTCAGCGTGAGGCGACCACAACTCCCAGCAGCCCGGGTCCCGTGTGGGCGCCGATCACCGCCCCGACCTCGCTCACGTGCAGTTCGCCGAGTCCCGGCACCCGTGCCCGCAACCGCTCCGCCAGGGCCGAGGCGCGGTCCGCCGCCGCCAGATGGTGCACCGCGATGTCGACCGGCGCGGCTCCCGCCCGTTCGGCGACGACCTCCTCCAGCCGGGCGATCGCCCTGGACGCGGTGCGCACCTTCTCCAGCGGCTCGATCCGGCCGCCGTAGAGCTGGAGCAGCGGCTTCACCGCGAGCGCGGACCCGAACAGGGCCTGGGCGGTGCCGATCCGGCCGCCACGGCGCAGGTACTCCAGGGTGTCGACGTAGAAGTACGCGGCAGTGCCGGCGGCCCGTTTCTCCGCCGCCGTGACGGCCTCGTCCACGGAACCGCCCGTCTCCGCCGCCTCGGCGGCCGCCACCGCGCAGAAGCCGAGCGCCATCGCGATCATGCCGGTGTCCACCACCCGCACCGGCACCGGCGCCTCCTTCGCCGCGAGCACCGCCGCGTCATAGGTGCCGGACAGTTCGGCGGACAGATGGAGGGAGACGATCCCGGAGGCGCCCGTCTCGGCGATCTTGCGGTAGGTCTGCGCGAAGAGTTCGGGGCTGGGCCGCGAGGTGGTGACGGGGCGTCGCTTCTGCAGTGCCTGGGCCAGCGAGCGGGTCGAGATCTCGGTGCCCTCTTCGAGTGCCCGGTCGCCGAGGACGACGGTCAGGGGCACCGCTGTGATGCCGTGCCGCTCCATCGTCCGCGGCGGCAGGTAGGCCGTTGAATCGGTGACGATCGCGACATGGCGGGACATGAGCTGGAGGTTACCTGGCGTAGCGCCGGGACCGCAGCCCGGCCCTC
Above is a genomic segment from Streptomyces glaucescens containing:
- a CDS encoding GntR family transcriptional regulator, which translates into the protein MSVDLDRSRPVWRQVAEVISKRIADGTYPPGSRVPGIVELSAEFEIAASTAQKALAHLRDTGQVRTELGLGTFVADSE
- a CDS encoding TRADD-N-associated membrane domain-containing protein, with the translated sequence MTGKVSGVAYEIAGAIGAQLARQAAEAIASRVWRTISQPRGEQQAERVVQIQNVFVDQPKGLAEKRQDFQFAVLNHTLKQSEWTFRLSVGFMAGGAAIVLTGAALALVHAGKPDRDYLRLVTSLTGGLMTGGVGGALALHSKRTMANLAKAAEENEKKIDSDRNIEVAMTFIDRVGDPQERDRLNSAAAMKALGMEAKPETMVDRLLPDQQAKQIEPGDPTG
- a CDS encoding arylamine N-acetyltransferase family protein, with protein sequence MESSDIDAYLGRLGAARPARPSLDALRELHLRHLRTVPFENLSIHLGEPVVLDEKRLLDKVVGARRGGFCYELNGAFAALLDALGFGVTLLAARVHGPRGLGIPYDHMALRVRTADAGDWLADVGFGAHSHYPLSWRDRAEQDDPGGSFRIVEAGPDAAGVRGGGAADTADLDLLKDGEPEYRLETRPRALADFVTGAWWHTTSPESHFVRSLVCSRVTEDGGRITLSGRRLKVTAADGAREEHEYGEEEDEAVLAVYRERFGIALDRVPVVGEADGRDRPRPQPSH
- a CDS encoding ComEC/Rec2 family competence protein; the encoded protein is MHAASGRRLGDPHPRQEGPADLRLVVPALAAWLTAALLLGAPPGWAAGVAAGGSAGAVALLWAARRTGRPDRGRAEDGAGPGAPGARPRVRVAWLRVPVAAVLVCVAAAAASAGLHGADLRRGPVPELAREYATVTAEVEVTGDPRPFRPRVAGDHAARVSVLLRAEVRAVLERPAHGTAPPPAAAPDRTSPGRTAPAPGAGTAPNRASQDLRAPAPGAGTAPDRSSQDSTAPGSVAGTAPDRSSQDSTAPDPAAGTAPDRPVRDHTAPGRTAQAVTVRTVTRTPVLVIVDAGGGSTRADGAGRPSWLGLLPSTRLRLTGRLAPAVVGGDRIAAVLRVRARAGPEVVRRPTGAQRFAGRLRAGLREATDGLPADARALLPGLVVGDTSRIGPDLDAAFKETDLAHTLAVSGSNLTIVLALLLGPPGLAQRAERRGLAPRLGVSLRGTALLGGVLTLGFVVVCRPDPSVLRAAACGAVTLLALATGRRRSLIPALATAVLLLVLYDPWLSRSYGFLLSVLATGALLTLAPRWSAALRRRGMPSRPAEALAAAAAAQAVCAPVVVVLSARVSLVAVPCNLLAECALAPATVLGFAALAAAPVAMPVAEALAWCAGWPAGWIAGIARTGAALPGAGVDWPGGWAGAGLLLVVTGAVLVAGRRLLRHPWLCVAGGLLLVLAVVQPPPLTRVITGWPPPGWRLALCDVGQGDATVLAAGEGTGVVVDAGPDPVLVDRCLRGLGITRIPLVVLTHFHADHVAGLPGVLRGRTVGAVQTTGYQEPAEQAEFVRREAAARRVPVTRAAAGERRRSGGLSWEVLWPPASGPVPEGPNDASVALLVRSAGLRMLLLGDLEPPAQRALLRTPAAALIDRVDVLKVAHHGSAYQDPELLRRAAPRLALISAGEDNPYGHPAPSTLAALRAQGAAVLRTDRGGAIAVIGVDRHGRRETRVARD
- a CDS encoding ComEA family DNA-binding protein — protein: MALRARTRITSATSGPGRAPASDGRALPRRTPPRGRPVRQRDPSADELRRRARLLFGESGAGPPTPDGARAAAFQVEPEAEREHEEERDLEQGRDPARRRSPESGEAGAWRDRARLAVRERMPVWLQARVGLERRSVLALTVLLVVAAGFAVQHFWSGRTETVRAPEVVEAAPHAGAVAPQAETAGAPAGTGTSAPASTPGPEIVVDVSGKVREPGIHRLPAGARVVDALEAAGGVRPGTDLDGLNRARFLVDGEQVVVGGPAPAQGPAPGAAGGVPGGAPAGPVSLSTATVEQLDTLPGVGPVLAQHIVDHRTRHGGFRSVDELREVDGIGERRFADLRDLVRP
- a CDS encoding DegV family protein; amino-acid sequence: MSRHVAIVTDSTAYLPPRTMERHGITAVPLTVVLGDRALEEGTEISTRSLAQALQKRRPVTTSRPSPELFAQTYRKIAETGASGIVSLHLSAELSGTYDAAVLAAKEAPVPVRVVDTGMIAMALGFCAVAAAEAAETGGSVDEAVTAAEKRAAGTAAYFYVDTLEYLRRGGRIGTAQALFGSALAVKPLLQLYGGRIEPLEKVRTASRAIARLEEVVAERAGAAPVDIAVHHLAAADRASALAERLRARVPGLGELHVSEVGAVIGAHTGPGLLGVVVASR